A region of Panicum virgatum strain AP13 chromosome 8N, P.virgatum_v5, whole genome shotgun sequence DNA encodes the following proteins:
- the LOC120685601 gene encoding pentatricopeptide repeat-containing protein At3g24000, mitochondrial-like, which produces MPHRTSSSWYTAISGCVRCGMDSTAFSLLRGMRERDVPLSGFALASLVTACECRGWEEGVACGAAIHALTHRAGLMGNVYIGTALLHLYGSRGLVSDAQRLFWEMPERNVVSWTALMVALSSNGYLEEALAAYRRMRREGVPCNANAFATVVSLCGSLEDEAAGLQVAAHVVLSGLQGHVSVANSLITMFGNLWIVQDAERLFDRMEERDRISWNAMISMYSHEGACSKCFILLSDMRRHGGVRPDVTTLCSLLSVCASSDHVSLGRGIHSLCHRSGLHSSVLVGNSLVNMYSAAGKLDEAESLFWSMSRRDVMSWNTMISSYVQNDSCVEALQALGQLLRTDEGPPNHMTFSSALGACSSPEALMDGRTVHAMVLQHNLQNNLLIGNSLLTMYSKCNSMEDAERVFQSMPCCDVVSCNVLIGGYSTLEDATNAMRVFLWMRGTGIKPNYITMINIQGSCKSPHDLRSYGMPLHAYITQTGLLSNEYITNSLITMYATCGDLESSSDIFCRIKNKSVISWNAIIAANVRHGHGEEALKLFTDLQHAGNKLDRFCLAECLSSSASLASLEEGMQLHGLSVKCGLDHDSHVVNAAMDMYGKCGKMDDMLKMLPDPASRPTQCWNTLISSYARYGYLKEAEDTFKHMVSIGRKPDYVTFVALLSACSHAGLVDKGINYYNSMASTYGVPPGIKHCVCIVDLLGRLGQFAEAEKFIEEMQVLPNDLIWSLLSSSRTYKNLDIGRKAAKNLLELDPFDDSAYVLLSNLYATNARWVDVDKLRSHMKTIKLHKRPACSWLKLKNEVSTFGIGDRSHMHAEKIYAKLDEILLKLREVGYVADTTSALHDTDEEQKEQNLWNHSEKLALAYGLLVVPEGSTIRIFKNLRVCADCHLVFKLVSMVYHREIVLRDPYRFHQFKGGYCSCSDFW; this is translated from the coding sequence ATGCCGCACCGGACGTCTTCCTCCTGGTACACCGCCATCTCCGGATGCGTGCGCTGCGGCATGGACTCCACGGCCTTCTCCCTGCTGCGGGGCATGCGGGAGCGTGACGTGCCCCTCAGCGGCTTCGCGCTCGCGAGCCTCGTCACGGCATGCGAGTGCCGGGGCTGGGAGGAGGGTGTGGCGTGCGGCGCCGCCATCCACGCGCTCACACACAGGGCGGGGCTCATGGGGAACGTCTACATCGGGACCGCGCTCCTGCACCTCTACGGCTCCCGTGGGCTGGTGTCGGATGCCCAGCGACTGTTCTGGGAGATGCCTGAGCGGAATGTCGTGTCATGGACAGCGCTAATGGTGGCATTGTCGTCGAACGGGTACTTGGAGGAGGCATTGGCCGCTTATCGTCGGATGAGGAGGGAAGGTGTTCCGTGCAATGCGAATGCCTTTGCCACGGTGGTCAGCTTGTGTGGGTCACTCGAGGATGAGGCGGCTGGGCTTCAGGTCGCTGCCCATGTGGTGCTCTCTGGCCTGCAGGGGCACGTTTCAGTGGCAAACTCGCTTATCACCATGTTTGGGAACCTGTGGATTGTGCAGGATGCGGAGAGGCTCTTTGATCGGATGGAGGAGCGGGACCGGATATCTTGGAACGCGATGATATCCATGTACTCACATGAAGGGGCCTGCAGCAAATGTTTTATACTACTTTCAGATATGCGTCGTCATGGTGGAGTGAGGCCTGATGTGACGACTCTGTGCAGCTTGTTATCTGTCTGTGCTTCGTCGGATCATGTTTCCCTAGGAAGAGGGATTCATTCCCTGTGTCACAGGAGTGGTCTGCATTCTTCTGTTCTGGTTGGTAATTCCCTTGTTAATATGTACTCTGCTGCCGGGAAGCTGGATGAGGCTGAGTCTCTGTTCTGGAGCATGAGCAGGCGTGATGTAATGTCGTGGAACACTATGATTTCATCTTACGTGCAGAATGATAGCTGTGTTGAAGCACTTCAGGCATTGGGCCAGTTACTTCGAACTGATGAAGGTCCACCAAACCACATGACATTTTCCAGCGCTTTAGGAGCATGTTCAAGTCCAGAAGCCTTGATGGATGGCAGAACAGTTCATGCCATGGTATTGCAGCACAATCTTCAGAACAATCTACTGATTGGAAATTCTCTCCTCACAATGTACAGTAAATGCAATTCGATGGAAGATGCAGAGAGAGTATTTCAGTCAATGCCGTGTTGTGATGTTGTTAGCTGCAATGTGCTTATTGGGGGCTACTCAACACTTGAGGATGCTACAAATGCAATGCGTGTGTTTTTATGGATGAGGGGTACTGGGATAAAGCCAAATTATATCACAATGATAAATATCCAGGGATCTTGCAAATCTCCACATGATTTGCGCAGTTATGGAATGCCACTGCATGCATACATAACACAGACTGGATTATTGTCAAACGAGTACATTACAAACTCATTGATCACGATGTATGCAACCTGTGGTGATTTGGAATCTAGTTCTGATATATTCTGCAGAATCAAGAATAAGAGTGTTATTTCCTGGAATGCCATCATCGCTGCCAATGTACGACATGGCCATGGAGAGGAAGCTCTAAAGCTTTTCACGGATTTGCAGCATGCTGGAAACAAACTTGATCGTTTTTGTCTAGCTGAATGTTTGTCGTCCAGTGCAAGCTTGGCATCATTAGAGGAAGGCATGCAGCTACACGGTCTTAGTGTGAAATGTGGGCTGGATCATGATAGTCATGTTGTTAATGCCGCAATGGATATGTATGGGAAATGTGGAAAGATGGATGATATGTTGAAAATGCTGCCTGATCCTGCCAGTCGGCCTACTCAATGTTGGAATACATTGATATCAAGTTATGCAAGATATGGTTATTTAAAAGAAGCTGAAGATACATTCAAGCACATGGTCTCGATAGGGCGAAAGCCAGACTATGTGACATTTGTTGCCCTCCTCTCGGCTTGTAGTCATGCTGGTCTAGTAGACAAGGGCATCAATTACTACAACTCTATGGCTTCTACATATGGTGTGCCCCCTGGAATAAAACATTGTGTTTGCATAGTGGATCTCCTTGGACGTTTAGGGCAATTTGCAGAGGCAGAGAAATTTATTGAAGAAATGCAAGTCTTGCCAAATGATCTAATATGGAGTTTGCTTTCCTCTAGTAGAACTTACAAAAATCTGGATATTGGGAGGAAAGCTGCCAAGAATCTCCTGGAATTGGATCCATTTGATGACTCTGCGTATGTTCTTTTGTCAAACTTATATGCTACAAACGCAAGATGGGTAGATGTTGACAAATTAAGAAGTCACATGAAGACCATCAAGTTACACAAAAGACCTGCCTGCAGCTGGCTCAAGTTGAAGAATGAGGTGAGCACATTTGGTATAGGTGACCGGAGtcatatgcatgcagaaaagaTCTATGCAAAGTTGGACGAAATCTTGCTAAAGCTCAGGGAAGTGGGCTATGTGGCTGATACCACATCTGCGCTGCATGATACGGATGAAGAGCAAAAAGAGCAGAACCTGTGGAACCACAGCGAGAAGCTTGCATTGGCATACGGGCTTCTTGTTGTGCCAGAAGGATCTACAATAAGGATATTCAAGAATCTCAGGGTCTGTGCAGACTGCCATCTGGTATTTAAGCTGGTTAGCATGGTTTATCACAGGGAAATCGTTCTGAGAGATCCTTACAGGTTCCACCAATTCAAAGGTGGATACTGCTCTTGTTCAGATTTTTGGTGA